One genomic window of Xanthobacter dioxanivorans includes the following:
- a CDS encoding LutB/LldF family L-lactate oxidation iron-sulfur protein: MSVEITSPHFKANAREALADAPLQQALAKVGPGFIGKRAAAAGKLPEFEALRDSARDIKDHTLAHLDLYLERYEAKVKEAGGHVHFAVDAAEARDIITRICRSLDAKTVTKGKSMISEEIGLNDHLEAAGIEPVETDLGEYLIQIRGEAPSHIIAPAIHLNKEQVEADFRRVHTHLSPARNLSEPTALLAEARGELRQRFLAADVGITGANFLVAETGTSIIVTNEGNGDLTQTLPKAHIVLASLEKLVPTLEDVSQLLRVLARSATGQEMSVYTTFSTGPRRPDDVDGPGEYHVVILDNGRSGMLGGQLREMLRCIRCGACMNHCPVYHAVGGHAYGWVYPGPMGAVLTPSLIGIEKAANLPNASTFCGRCEEVCPVRIPLPKLMRHWREKEFERHLTPAPQRFGLAVWGFFARRGWLYRPATRLAMGMLALAGRRKGRFASLPLAGGWTRHRDFPAPEGGTFQAQWRARKAAEADARAAKGAAR; the protein is encoded by the coding sequence ATGAGCGTCGAGATCACCTCCCCGCACTTCAAGGCCAACGCGCGCGAGGCCCTTGCCGACGCGCCGCTGCAGCAGGCCCTCGCCAAGGTCGGCCCCGGCTTCATCGGCAAGCGCGCCGCCGCCGCCGGGAAGCTGCCCGAGTTCGAGGCCCTGCGCGACAGCGCGCGGGACATCAAGGACCATACGCTGGCGCACCTCGACCTCTATCTGGAACGCTACGAGGCCAAGGTGAAGGAGGCCGGCGGCCACGTGCACTTCGCCGTGGACGCGGCCGAGGCGCGCGACATCATCACCCGGATCTGCCGCAGCCTCGACGCGAAGACCGTCACCAAGGGCAAGAGCATGATCTCCGAGGAGATCGGCCTCAACGACCACCTTGAAGCCGCCGGCATCGAGCCGGTGGAGACGGACCTCGGCGAATATCTCATCCAGATCCGCGGCGAGGCGCCCTCGCACATCATCGCCCCCGCCATCCACCTCAACAAGGAGCAGGTGGAAGCCGACTTCCGGCGGGTGCACACGCACCTCTCGCCCGCGCGCAACCTCTCCGAGCCCACCGCGCTGCTGGCCGAGGCGCGCGGCGAGCTGCGCCAGCGCTTCCTCGCGGCGGACGTGGGCATCACCGGGGCCAACTTCCTGGTGGCGGAGACCGGCACCTCCATCATCGTCACCAACGAGGGCAACGGCGACCTCACCCAGACCCTGCCCAAGGCGCACATCGTGCTCGCCTCGCTGGAGAAGCTGGTGCCGACCCTGGAGGACGTGAGCCAGCTGCTGCGCGTGCTGGCCCGCTCGGCCACGGGCCAGGAGATGAGCGTCTACACCACCTTCTCCACCGGCCCGCGCCGCCCCGACGACGTGGACGGGCCGGGCGAATACCACGTGGTGATCCTCGACAACGGCCGCTCCGGCATGCTCGGCGGGCAATTGCGCGAGATGCTGCGCTGCATCCGCTGCGGCGCCTGCATGAACCATTGCCCGGTCTATCACGCGGTCGGCGGGCACGCCTACGGCTGGGTCTATCCCGGCCCCATGGGCGCGGTGCTCACGCCGTCCCTGATCGGCATCGAGAAGGCCGCCAACCTGCCCAACGCCTCCACCTTCTGCGGCCGCTGCGAGGAGGTGTGCCCGGTGCGCATCCCGCTGCCCAAGCTGATGCGGCACTGGCGGGAAAAGGAGTTCGAGCGCCACCTCACGCCGGCGCCGCAACGCTTCGGCCTGGCGGTCTGGGGCTTCTTCGCGCGGCGCGGCTGGCTCTACCGGCCGGCGACCCGCCTCGCCATGGGGATGCTGGCCCTCGCCGGGCGGCGCAAGGGGCGCTTCGCCTCCCTCCCCCTCGCCGGCGGCTGGACCCGCCACCGCGACTTCCCCGCCCCGGAGGGCGGCACCTTCCAGGCCCAGTGGCGCGCCCGCAAGGCGGCGGAAGCCGACGCGCGCGCCGCCAAGGGAGCGGCCCGATGA
- a CDS encoding LutC/YkgG family protein — MTSSRDTVFASVRRALGVTSREAPRLQEVGDRIAGHPRGLVPARAQVPPAECIALFKEMVLAAAASIDHLPSANQVPAAVAAYLRGRNLPPTILRGADPRLSALPWGQEPNLDVWIGPSDGRQLAGLSHAFAGIAESGTLVMLSGPDNPSTLNLLPDHHLVVVDAADVTADYETVWGRIRARFGAGIMPRTVNWITGPSRSADIEQTLLLGAHGPRSLHVLLVGEPV; from the coding sequence ATGACCTCCTCGCGCGATACCGTCTTCGCTTCCGTCCGCCGCGCGCTCGGCGTCACCTCCCGCGAGGCGCCGCGCCTGCAGGAGGTGGGCGACCGCATCGCCGGCCACCCGCGCGGGCTCGTCCCGGCCCGGGCGCAGGTGCCGCCGGCCGAGTGCATCGCCCTGTTCAAGGAGATGGTCCTGGCCGCGGCGGCCAGCATCGATCACCTGCCGTCGGCGAATCAGGTGCCGGCCGCCGTCGCCGCCTACCTGCGCGGACGCAACCTGCCGCCGACCATCCTGCGCGGCGCCGATCCCCGGCTCTCCGCCCTGCCGTGGGGACAGGAGCCCAATCTCGACGTGTGGATCGGCCCGTCCGACGGGCGCCAGCTCGCCGGCCTCTCCCACGCCTTCGCCGGCATCGCCGAATCGGGAACGCTGGTGATGCTGTCCGGCCCGGACAATCCGAGCACGCTCAACCTGCTGCCCGACCATCACCTGGTGGTGGTGGACGCGGCCGACGTGACCGCCGACTACGAGACCGTGTGGGGACGCATCCGCGCGCGCTTCGGCGCGGGCATCATGCCGCGCACGGTCAACTGGATCACCGGCCCCTCCCGCTCGGCGGACATCGAGCAGACCCTGCTTCTGGGCGCCCACGGCCCGCGCAGCCTGCACGTTCTGCTGGTGGGCGAGCCGGTCTGA
- a CDS encoding thioesterase domain-containing protein translates to MKSGLRLILALLAALVVFCAVEPASAQQSRGHVYLLRGLANVFSLGMDDLAAKMNARGIRASVHEYGQWASLADAAAAESRANGNAPIMIIGHSLGADAAVEMAERLTALGTPPKLVVTFDPVGVTQVGPSLGYFVNYYQSNNGYGKRLTAAAGFRGNIVNRNLNALGNIDHFNIEKSPRLHEEVISQVRSMTVKPKPKPKPAAPTEPAAPAAPGTQAATKPGAPG, encoded by the coding sequence ATGAAGTCCGGCTTGCGCTTGATTCTGGCGTTGCTTGCAGCGCTCGTCGTTTTCTGTGCGGTGGAGCCGGCCTCGGCCCAGCAGTCCCGGGGCCATGTCTATTTGCTGCGCGGCCTCGCCAACGTGTTCTCCCTGGGCATGGATGACCTTGCCGCGAAGATGAACGCCCGCGGCATCCGCGCCTCGGTGCACGAGTACGGCCAATGGGCCTCCCTCGCCGACGCCGCCGCGGCAGAGAGCCGGGCCAACGGCAACGCCCCCATCATGATCATCGGTCACTCGCTCGGGGCCGATGCCGCCGTGGAGATGGCCGAGCGGCTGACCGCCCTGGGCACCCCGCCCAAGCTGGTGGTGACCTTCGATCCGGTGGGCGTCACCCAGGTCGGGCCGTCGCTGGGCTATTTCGTGAACTACTACCAGTCCAACAACGGCTACGGAAAGCGGCTGACCGCCGCCGCGGGCTTCCGCGGCAACATCGTCAACCGCAACCTCAACGCCCTCGGCAACATCGATCACTTCAACATCGAGAAGTCGCCGCGGCTGCATGAGGAGGTCATCAGCCAGGTGCGGTCGATGACGGTCAAGCCGAAGCCCAAACCCAAGCCGGCGGCGCCCACGGAGCCTGCGGCCCCCGCCGCTCCCGGCACCCAGGCCGCCACCAAGCCCGGCGCGCCGGGCTGA
- a CDS encoding AzlD family protein → MDADAGTIVAICVMALATAFNRSVGYLAMRLIPVTPRVRRVLDCLPGAVLVALLAPGAVHGDRAMLGGLAAAFLAAKLTGSDFAAVLAAMATAAGIRALGLA, encoded by the coding sequence ATGGACGCTGACGCCGGAACCATCGTCGCCATCTGCGTGATGGCCCTCGCCACCGCCTTCAACCGGTCGGTGGGCTACCTGGCCATGCGGCTGATCCCGGTGACGCCGCGGGTGCGGCGGGTGCTCGACTGCCTGCCGGGGGCGGTGCTGGTGGCGCTGCTGGCGCCGGGGGCGGTGCATGGTGACCGCGCCATGCTGGGCGGCCTCGCCGCCGCCTTCCTCGCCGCCAAGCTCACCGGCAGCGACTTCGCCGCGGTGCTGGCGGCCATGGCGACGGCTGCCGGAATACGCGCCCTGGGGCTGGCATAG
- a CDS encoding AzlC family ABC transporter permease, producing the protein MTKPAHVPITFAVALEGARTMLPLMPGIAAFGMAFGAASVQKGFSLLEATLSSGLIFAGLAQMVALEGWTEHWTLGTLLALGFLTFTVNMRHVLMAASLRPWLAPLPAWQVYPALMLLADNNWAATLRYHAEGGRDAGFFVGSGLLTWVVWVLATMVGHVIGGGIPDPKAVGIDLVVPAFFVAMLLPNWKGRREAVGWGVAAIVSVAVSFLLPGWWFIVVGALAGALAGGFTEDGR; encoded by the coding sequence ATGACCAAGCCCGCCCACGTCCCCATCACCTTCGCCGTCGCCCTCGAAGGCGCCCGCACCATGCTGCCGCTCATGCCGGGCATCGCCGCGTTCGGCATGGCCTTCGGCGCGGCGAGCGTCCAGAAGGGGTTTTCGCTGCTGGAGGCGACGCTTTCCAGCGGCCTCATCTTCGCCGGCCTCGCCCAGATGGTGGCGCTGGAGGGCTGGACCGAACATTGGACCCTGGGGACGCTGCTCGCCCTCGGCTTCCTGACCTTCACCGTGAACATGCGCCACGTGCTGATGGCGGCGTCCCTTCGCCCCTGGCTCGCGCCGCTGCCGGCGTGGCAGGTCTATCCGGCCCTGATGCTGCTGGCCGACAACAACTGGGCGGCGACGCTGCGCTATCACGCCGAGGGCGGGCGGGATGCGGGCTTCTTCGTCGGCTCCGGCCTGCTCACCTGGGTGGTCTGGGTGCTCGCCACCATGGTGGGGCACGTGATCGGCGGCGGCATTCCAGACCCGAAGGCGGTGGGCATCGATCTCGTGGTGCCGGCCTTCTTCGTCGCCATGCTGCTGCCCAACTGGAAGGGCCGGCGCGAGGCGGTGGGATGGGGGGTGGCGGCGATCGTGTCCGTCGCCGTCTCGTTCCTGCTGCCGGGCTGGTGGTTCATCGTCGTCGGCGCGCTGGCCGGCGCGCTCGCGGGTGGGTTTACCGAAGATGGACGCTGA
- a CDS encoding LysR family transcriptional regulator, translated as MIGNLGDLEIFARIVTAGSLSAAGREMGLSPPVVSKRVQRLEERLGARLFQRTTRKVTLTEAGQGFYERVVAILASIEEAESQLARKSTEARGLLRVSAPTSFGRLHIAPHLLPLLAANPGLTIDLELSDSFVDIVGEGFDVAVRIADLDDSSLVARRLAPVHRVLCATPAYLDRAGEPQHIADLSDHVLLATHGQDPWRLEGPDGSVTLRVHSQLRTNSNEVVREAVLASVGIALRSTWDVGPELRSGALRVVLPRWHASRRVGLFAVYPSRRFLPQKVRVFIDHLAALYGQVHGGVPPWDEGLSHLLDPGHG; from the coding sequence ATGATCGGCAATCTCGGTGACCTTGAAATCTTCGCCCGCATCGTTACGGCCGGCAGCCTCTCGGCGGCCGGGCGGGAGATGGGCCTGTCGCCGCCGGTGGTGTCGAAGCGGGTGCAGCGGCTGGAGGAGCGGCTCGGCGCGCGGCTGTTCCAGCGCACCACCCGCAAGGTGACCCTCACCGAGGCGGGGCAGGGCTTCTACGAGCGGGTGGTGGCCATCCTCGCCTCCATCGAGGAGGCGGAGAGCCAGCTCGCCCGCAAGTCCACCGAGGCGCGCGGCCTGCTCCGGGTGTCGGCGCCCACCTCGTTCGGGCGGCTGCATATCGCGCCGCACCTACTGCCGCTGCTGGCCGCAAATCCCGGCCTCACCATCGATCTCGAGCTCTCCGATTCGTTCGTGGATATCGTCGGCGAGGGCTTCGACGTGGCCGTGCGCATCGCCGACCTCGACGATTCGAGCCTGGTGGCGCGCCGCCTCGCCCCGGTCCACCGGGTGCTGTGCGCGACGCCGGCCTATCTCGACCGCGCCGGGGAGCCGCAGCACATCGCCGACCTCTCCGACCACGTGCTGCTCGCCACCCACGGCCAGGACCCGTGGCGGCTGGAGGGGCCGGACGGGTCGGTGACGCTGCGCGTGCATTCCCAGCTGCGCACCAATTCCAACGAGGTGGTGCGCGAGGCGGTGCTCGCCTCCGTGGGCATCGCGCTGCGCTCCACCTGGGATGTGGGGCCGGAGCTGCGCTCGGGCGCGCTGAGGGTGGTGCTGCCGCGCTGGCACGCCTCGCGCCGGGTGGGCCTGTTCGCGGTCTATCCCTCGCGGCGCTTCCTGCCGCAGAAGGTGCGCGTCTTCATCGACCACCTGGCCGCCCTCTACGGCCAGGTGCATGGTGGCGTGCCGCCCTGGGACGAGGGCCTGTCCCACCTGCTCGATCCCGGGCACGGGTGA
- a CDS encoding FAD-linked oxidase C-terminal domain-containing protein encodes MTGTAPGLRLPEADARVLARREEIVASLRALVPGEGVIAHEREMRPYESDALTAYRQLPLVVVLPSTVEQVAAVLKYCHDNEIRVVPRGSGTSLSGGALPLQDAVLLGMGKFSRILDIDTDNRCAVVQPGVTNLGISKAVDHLGFYYAPDPSSQIACSIGGNVGENSGGVHCLKYGLTTNNVLGVEMVLITGEIVRLGGKHLDAGGLDLLSVIIGSEGLLGVVTEVTVRLLKKPDTARALLVGFPTSEDAGECVAKIIAGGIIPAAIEMMDRDAIAAAEAFVNVGYPLDVEALLIVELDGPEAECAHLLEEVTRLAKGCNSVTLRVSTSEAERLGFWAGRKAAFPAVGRLSPDYLCMDGTIPRRQLPFVLARMRELSAQYGLRVANVFHAGDGNLHPLILYDANAPGELHAAESFGADILRLCVEVGGVLTGEHGVGVEKRDLMPTMFNEVDLAQQLRLKCAFDDKSLLNPGKVFPTLYRCAEMGRMHVSGGALPFPDLPRF; translated from the coding sequence ATGACGGGAACAGCTCCGGGCCTCAGGCTTCCGGAAGCGGACGCGCGGGTCCTCGCCCGCCGGGAGGAGATCGTCGCCAGCCTCCGGGCCCTCGTGCCCGGCGAGGGCGTCATCGCCCATGAGCGGGAGATGCGCCCCTACGAATCGGACGCGCTGACGGCCTACAGGCAACTGCCCCTCGTGGTGGTGCTGCCGAGCACCGTCGAGCAGGTGGCGGCGGTTCTCAAATATTGCCACGACAACGAGATCCGCGTGGTGCCGCGCGGCTCCGGCACGTCGTTGTCCGGCGGGGCGCTGCCGCTTCAGGATGCGGTGCTGCTCGGCATGGGCAAGTTCAGCCGCATCCTCGACATCGACACCGACAACCGCTGCGCCGTGGTGCAGCCGGGGGTGACCAACCTCGGCATCTCCAAGGCGGTGGACCATCTCGGCTTCTACTATGCGCCCGATCCCTCCTCGCAGATCGCCTGCTCCATCGGTGGCAACGTGGGGGAGAATTCCGGCGGCGTGCACTGCCTGAAATACGGGCTCACCACCAACAACGTGCTCGGCGTCGAGATGGTGCTGATCACCGGCGAGATCGTGCGCCTCGGCGGCAAGCACCTGGATGCCGGCGGGCTCGACCTGCTGTCGGTGATCATCGGCTCCGAGGGACTGCTGGGCGTGGTCACCGAGGTGACGGTGCGCCTGCTGAAGAAGCCGGACACCGCCCGCGCTTTGCTGGTGGGCTTTCCCACCTCGGAGGATGCCGGGGAGTGCGTGGCCAAGATCATCGCCGGCGGCATCATCCCGGCGGCCATCGAGATGATGGACAGGGACGCCATCGCCGCCGCCGAGGCCTTCGTGAACGTGGGCTATCCCCTCGACGTGGAAGCCCTGCTCATCGTCGAGCTGGACGGGCCGGAGGCCGAATGCGCCCACCTGCTGGAGGAGGTGACGCGCCTCGCCAAGGGCTGCAACTCGGTCACCCTGCGCGTCTCCACCAGCGAGGCCGAGCGCCTCGGCTTCTGGGCCGGGCGCAAGGCGGCGTTCCCGGCGGTGGGGCGCCTGTCGCCCGATTACCTGTGCATGGACGGCACCATCCCGCGCCGCCAGCTGCCGTTCGTGCTCGCCCGCATGCGCGAGCTGTCGGCGCAGTACGGCCTGCGCGTCGCCAACGTGTTCCATGCCGGCGACGGCAACCTGCATCCGCTGATCCTCTACGACGCCAACGCCCCGGGCGAGCTGCACGCGGCGGAGAGCTTCGGCGCCGACATCCTGCGCCTGTGCGTGGAGGTGGGCGGCGTGCTCACCGGCGAGCACGGGGTGGGGGTGGAGAAGCGCGACCTCATGCCCACCATGTTCAACGAGGTGGACCTGGCGCAGCAGCTGCGCCTGAAATGCGCCTTCGACGACAAGAGCCTGCTCAATCCCGGCAAGGTCTTCCCGACGCTCTACCGCTGCGCCGAAATGGGCCGCATGCACGTGAGCGGCGGCGCCCTGCCTTTTCCGGACCTGCCGCGCTTCTAG
- the glcE gene encoding glycolate oxidase subunit GlcE, with the protein MSDIIAARDEAEVADAVRSTLGAGKTLEIRGHGSKRALGRPSQTDLTLDLSALSGVTLYEPEELVLSARAATARADIEDMLAASGQMLAFEPMDLGPLLGGPAGAGTLGGLFAVNFSGPRRISHGAVRDHALGIKAVSGRGEPFKSGGRVVKNVTGYDLPRLMAGAFGTLCIATEVTLKVLPRPPMAETVVVRVASPEAAAAALSAAMGSSCEVSGAAFLPEGVAGRIPGLSGSPAVVTLRLEGVAPSIAARRIMLRDVLAPFGAADVIEADASHALWLAVRDVAPFCGLGERSVWRISTRPTAGPALAARLAADLGGEAYCDWAGGLIWLCLPGDAAHAEAVRAALAPQGGHATLVRASAAERARTAVFQPLEGALAALTKRVKESFDPGLVLNPGRMHAGM; encoded by the coding sequence ATGAGCGACATCATCGCAGCGCGCGACGAGGCGGAGGTCGCGGACGCAGTCCGCTCCACCCTCGGCGCCGGCAAGACCCTTGAGATCCGCGGCCATGGCTCCAAGCGTGCCCTGGGCCGCCCGAGCCAGACCGACCTGACCCTCGATCTGTCCGCCCTTTCCGGCGTCACCCTCTACGAGCCGGAGGAGCTGGTGCTCTCCGCCCGCGCCGCCACGGCCCGCGCCGACATCGAGGACATGCTGGCGGCGAGCGGGCAGATGCTCGCCTTCGAGCCCATGGACCTCGGCCCCCTGCTGGGCGGCCCGGCCGGCGCCGGGACCCTCGGCGGGCTGTTCGCGGTCAATTTCTCCGGTCCCCGCCGCATCAGCCACGGCGCGGTGCGCGACCATGCGCTGGGCATCAAGGCGGTGTCCGGCCGCGGCGAGCCGTTCAAGTCCGGCGGGCGGGTGGTGAAGAACGTCACCGGCTACGACCTGCCGCGCCTGATGGCAGGCGCCTTCGGTACCCTGTGCATCGCCACCGAGGTCACGCTGAAGGTGCTGCCCCGCCCGCCCATGGCGGAGACGGTGGTGGTGCGCGTGGCCTCTCCCGAGGCTGCCGCGGCCGCGCTCTCCGCCGCCATGGGCTCGTCCTGCGAGGTCTCCGGCGCGGCCTTCCTGCCGGAAGGGGTGGCCGGGCGCATTCCCGGCCTGTCGGGCTCCCCCGCGGTGGTGACGCTCCGGCTGGAGGGCGTGGCACCGTCCATCGCCGCGCGGCGGATCATGCTGCGCGACGTGCTGGCGCCGTTCGGTGCGGCCGACGTGATCGAGGCGGACGCCTCCCATGCCCTGTGGCTGGCGGTGCGGGACGTCGCGCCGTTCTGCGGCCTCGGCGAGCGCTCGGTCTGGCGGATCTCCACCCGTCCCACCGCCGGCCCCGCTCTGGCCGCCCGGCTCGCGGCCGACCTGGGCGGCGAGGCCTATTGCGACTGGGCCGGCGGCCTCATCTGGCTGTGCCTGCCCGGCGATGCTGCCCACGCCGAGGCGGTGCGCGCGGCGCTGGCGCCGCAGGGCGGACACGCCACCCTGGTCCGCGCCAGCGCGGCGGAGCGCGCCCGCACGGCGGTGTTCCAGCCCCTCGAAGGCGCGCTCGCGGCGCTGACCAAGCGGGTAAAGGAAAGCTTCGACCCCGGCCTGGTGCTCAATCCCGGCCGCATGCATGCGGGGATGTGA
- the glcF gene encoding glycolate oxidase subunit GlcF, whose product MQTHFSLAQLADPHIQDADRILRACVHCGFCTATCPTYVLLGDELDSPRGRIYLIKDMLENGRPATTEEVKHIDRCLSCLSCMTTCPSGVNYMHLVDQARVHIEKTYSRPAADRLIRTLLAKVLPYPDRFRLALMGALAGKPFAGLLAKVPALKPLAAMLRLSPGMPHGRSAADAPGVHKAQGARRARVALLRGCAQPVLDPGIDAAAIRLLTRLGVEVVRVKGEGCCGALVHHMGREAEAHAFARTNVDAWIREMEGEGLDAILVTTSGCGTPIKDYGHMLRLDPAYAGKAARVSAITRDISEFLVTLDVPRATAPLGRRVAYHSACSLQHGQKVKAPPVELLRAVGFEVVEPFDAHLCCGSAGTYNMLQSEIAGQLRDKKVQTLEALKPDMIAAGNIGCLTQIGSGTGIPVVHTVELIDWATGGPAPAGITAPAQAA is encoded by the coding sequence ATGCAGACCCACTTCTCCCTCGCCCAGCTGGCCGACCCGCACATCCAGGACGCGGACAGGATCCTGCGCGCGTGCGTCCATTGCGGCTTCTGCACCGCCACCTGCCCCACCTACGTGCTGCTGGGCGACGAGCTCGACTCACCGCGCGGGCGCATCTACCTCATCAAGGACATGCTGGAGAACGGCCGGCCGGCGACGACCGAGGAGGTCAAGCACATCGACCGCTGCCTCTCCTGCCTGTCCTGCATGACCACCTGCCCCTCGGGCGTGAACTACATGCACCTGGTGGACCAGGCCCGCGTCCATATCGAGAAGACCTATTCGCGCCCCGCCGCCGACCGGCTCATCCGCACCCTCCTGGCCAAGGTGCTGCCCTATCCGGACCGGTTCCGCCTCGCCCTCATGGGGGCGCTGGCGGGCAAGCCGTTCGCCGGGCTGCTGGCGAAGGTGCCGGCGCTGAAGCCGCTGGCCGCCATGCTGCGCCTGTCCCCCGGCATGCCCCACGGCCGCAGCGCCGCCGATGCGCCCGGCGTGCACAAGGCGCAGGGCGCGCGGCGTGCCCGCGTCGCGCTGCTGCGCGGCTGCGCCCAGCCGGTGCTCGACCCCGGCATCGACGCGGCCGCCATCCGCCTGCTCACCCGCCTGGGGGTGGAGGTGGTGCGGGTGAAGGGCGAGGGCTGCTGCGGCGCGCTGGTGCACCACATGGGGCGCGAGGCGGAGGCCCACGCCTTCGCCCGCACCAATGTGGATGCGTGGATCCGCGAGATGGAGGGCGAGGGCCTCGACGCCATCCTCGTCACCACCTCCGGCTGCGGCACGCCCATCAAGGACTACGGGCACATGCTGCGGCTCGACCCGGCCTATGCCGGCAAGGCGGCGCGGGTCTCCGCCATCACCCGCGACATCAGCGAGTTCCTGGTGACGCTGGACGTGCCGAGGGCAACGGCGCCGCTGGGCCGGCGGGTCGCCTACCACTCGGCCTGCTCGCTCCAGCACGGGCAGAAGGTGAAGGCCCCGCCGGTGGAGCTGCTGCGCGCCGTGGGCTTCGAGGTGGTGGAGCCGTTCGACGCGCATCTGTGCTGCGGCTCCGCCGGCACCTACAACATGCTGCAGAGCGAGATCGCCGGCCAGCTCAGGGACAAGAAGGTGCAGACGCTGGAGGCGCTGAAGCCCGACATGATCGCCGCCGGCAACATCGGCTGCCTGACGCAGATCGGCTCCGGCACGGGCATCCCCGTGGTGCACACGGTGGAGCTGATCGACTGGGCCACGGGCGGCCCAGCGCCGGCCGGCATCACCGCTCCGGCACAGGCGGCCTGA
- the thiE gene encoding thiamine phosphate synthase: MPAPFDLTLYLVTDPRLVAARGLLATVEAAVRGGATLVQLRDPQAHGRALVEQARALKALLAPLGIPLIINDRVDVAVAADADGVHLGQDDLGPADARALLGPHRILGLSVGNPAEYAASDLSGVDYLGVGPVTATGTKADAGAAIGAAGVAAVRALTRLPIVGIGGIHAALAPEVIRAGADGVAVVSAICAAPDPQAAALALKQAVTAAR, from the coding sequence ATGCCTGCCCCCTTCGATCTCACCCTCTACCTCGTCACCGACCCGCGCCTCGTCGCGGCGCGCGGGCTTCTGGCGACGGTCGAGGCGGCGGTGAGGGGCGGCGCCACCCTGGTCCAGCTGCGCGATCCGCAGGCCCACGGCCGGGCCCTGGTGGAGCAGGCGCGGGCGCTCAAGGCCCTGCTCGCGCCGCTGGGCATCCCGCTCATCATCAACGACCGGGTGGACGTGGCGGTGGCGGCGGACGCCGACGGCGTCCATCTCGGGCAGGACGACCTCGGCCCCGCCGACGCCCGCGCCCTGCTCGGGCCGCATCGCATCCTCGGCCTGTCGGTGGGCAACCCGGCGGAATATGCGGCGTCCGACCTGTCGGGCGTCGATTATCTCGGCGTCGGCCCGGTCACCGCCACCGGCACCAAGGCCGACGCCGGCGCCGCCATCGGCGCCGCCGGCGTCGCCGCGGTGCGGGCGCTGACGCGGCTTCCCATCGTCGGCATCGGCGGCATCCATGCGGCCCTCGCGCCCGAGGTCATCCGCGCCGGGGCGGACGGCGTGGCGGTGGTCTCCGCCATCTGCGCCGCGCCCGATCCGCAGGCGGCCGCCCTGGCCCTGAAACAGGCCGTCACGGCCGCCCGCTGA